The sequence below is a genomic window from Rhodococcus sp. 4CII.
CGCGGGTCAGCCCCTGCACCTGCGGATGCCTCAGATCTGGGGTGTGGAGTTGACCGGCAGGCTCCACGACTGGAGTTCGGCGAAGGACGTCATCCTCGAGATGCTCCGCCGCCACGGGGTCAAGGGCGGGCTGAACAGAATCATCGAATACCACGGTGAGGGGCTCACGACGTTGACGGCGATGGATCGTCACGTGATCGCGAACATGGGCGCCGAACTGGGCGCCACGACGTCCATCTTTCCCGCCGACGACGCCGTCCGCGATTTCCTGCGCGCCGAGGGCAGGGAAGGCGACTTCGTGGAACTGCTCGCCGATGCAGGCGCGGAATACGACGTGCACGAACACCTCGACCTGTCGACGATCGAGCCGCTGATCGCGAAACCGTCTTCGCCGGGAAACGTAGTGCCCGTCCGAGAGGTCGCCGGTGAGGACGTCAGCCAGGTGGTGATCGGGTCGTCGGCCAATCCCGGACTGCGCGACTTCGCGATCGCTGCGGCCATGGTGTCCGGAAGGCAGACCGACCCGAGCGTGAGCTTCGACATCAATCCGAGTTCGCGGGAGATCCTCTCCGACCTGACCGGGATGGGCGCCACGCTCGAACTCGTCGTGGCGGGCGCGCGAATTCATCAGTCCGGCTGCATGGGCTGTATCGGGATGGGACAGGCGCCGGCAACCGGCCGGAATTCTCTCCGGACGATGCCCCGCAATTTTCCGGGACGCTCGGGCACCCGGGAGGATTCCGTGTGGCTGTGTTCACCCGAGACGGCGGCCGCGTCGGCTCTCACCGGGGTGATCACCGACCCACGGGACTGGGCAGAGAAGGTGGGGATGCCGTACCCGGAGCTCGCGCTTCCGGACGAGGCCACCGTCAACACGGCCATGCTGGTGGCTCCGCTGCCGGAGGAGGAGGCGCGGCACGTCGAAATCGTGAAGGGGCCCAACATCTCGTCCCTGCCCGAGTTTCCGCCGTTGCCCGACCGCATCGAGGCTCCGGTACTTCTGAAGGTCGGCGACAACATCTCCACCGACGAGATCTCTCCGGCCGGGGCGCGGGCCCTGCCGTTCCGTTCCAACATTCCCAAGCTGGCCCGGTTCACGTTCACCCAGGTCGACGAGACCTATCCGGCGCGCGCGGAGGAGACGGCGAAGACCACGGGGCATTTCATCGTCGGCGGCGACAACTACGGGCAGGGGTCCTCGCGTGAGCATGCCGCGATCACCCCGCGCTACCTCGGGTTGCACGCGGTGATCGCCACCTCGTTCGCCCGTATCCATTGGCAGAACCTTGCCAACTTCGGTGTGCTCGCGCTCGAGTTCGAGAATCCGGACGATTACGACACGATCCGGCAGGACGACGTGCTGGTCCTCGACGGAGTGCGGGACGCCATTCGGTCCGGCCCCCGTCTGACCCTGTTCGACTCGACCCGTGAGGTGGAGATCCCGGTGCGTCATCGGCTGTCCCCACGTCAGGTCGACGACGTGCTCGCGGGCGGATTGATTCCACAGCTGGCACGCAGGGAGTGATCGGCCCGTCGCCGTACACTCGGCGCCGATGAATGGAATGCAATCGCTGTGGGAGCGCGTGAGCGCGGTCAGCCCCGCGCCGGCTCCCTGGATCGTTCAGGTCACGGCGGTGGTGGCGGTGATACTCGTCCTCGAACCGCACGCGTGGCGACTGACGCGCAACGTGGTGACCATCGTGCACGAGGGCGCGCACCTGGTGGTCGCCCTGCTGTTCGGTCGAACCCTGAAAGGGGTGCGGCTGCACTCCGACACATCCGGTGTGGCCATCTCGTCCGGAAAACCGACCGGGCTCGGCGTGGTGCTCATGACGTTCGCCGGCTACGTCGGCCCTGCCGTACTCGGGCTCGGCGCGGCCTGGGTGCTGGGCACGCAGCACGCCGTCGCGGTGCTGTGGATCGGGGTGGCAGCCCTCGCGGCCATGCTGATTCTCGTCCGGAATCTGTACGGGTTGTTCTCCCTCACGGTTGTCGGGGCGCTGCTGTTCGGACTGGTCTGGTTCGGTACGCAGGACCAGCAGGTGGCCGCGGCCTATCTGATCACCCTGTTCATGCTCGTCGCGGCCCCGCGGCCGGTCCTCGAACTGCAGCGTCAACGCGCCCGCGGCGCGGCCCCCGAATCGGACGCCGATCAGCTGGCGCGGCTCACCCACATCCCCGGCATCGTCTGGGTGGGTTTGTTCCTACTCGTGACGCTGAGCTGTCTCGCGCTGGGCGGGTGGTGGATTCTCCGACCCGTCGGTGGCTGAGCCGGTGCCCAGGTGTCCGGCCAGGATCGGTCCGATGACGGCGATCGCCTGCGGGTCGGTCATCCGTGCGTGCGGATGGTCGACGGGGTGGGCGACGATGTCGTCGGCGATCCACGGCCGCCACGTCGCGCTCGCCGATACCGGCTGAGCTGCGTCCCCCGACGCCTCGAAGAACAGCAGAGCGCCGTCGAACCGTTCCGGCCGGAATTCGGCGGCGGCGTCGATGACGTCGATGTAGTCCGCGTACAGCCGGCTCAGATGCTCCGGTCCGAGCTGATCCGACGCGCCGTCGCCGAATTCCCGCAGGAGATCCGGGAGCGTCGGCGCCGGGATGTCCCGCTCCGCCGACGCGTAGCTGTCGATCATCGCGAGCAGGCCGATCTCCTCGCCGAGCAAACGCAACTCGACGGCCATCGCGTGCGCGATCACGCCCCCCACCGAGTACCCGAGCAGGTGGTACGGCCCCCGCGGCTGCACCTGCCGGATCTCCCGCACGTATCGATGGGCTCGCTGCGCGATCGTCGTGAACCGTTCGCCGGGCCCGGTCACGGCCGGGGACTGGACACCGTAGACGGGGCGGTCGGGCCCGAGGTGCGCACTCAATCCCGAGTAACACCAGGCCAATCCGATCGCCGGATGGATGCAGAACAGCGGATCCCTGGCGCCGTCCGGGTGCAGGGGCAGCAGTACCCCGAGCGCGGCGGTCGTCGCGGCGACACTCGACGAGATCCTCCCGGCGATCCCCTCCGCGGTCGCGTCGGTGAAGAACCATTCGAGCCGCACCTCGACGTCGGTCGCGGCGTGCAGCTGTGACGCCGCCCTGGTCGCGGACAGGGAGTTGCCGCCGAGCTCGAAGAAATTGTCGTCCAGCCCTACCAGACCGGCGCCGAGAACGTCCCCGAACACCGCGGTGACCAGTTTCTCGGTGCGTGTGGCCGGCGGGCGGAACCGCTGCGCCCGCGGCACACCGGGATCGGGGAGCGCGCGCCGGTCCAGCTTGCCGTGGGGAGTCGACGGCAACGCGTCCAGCACCACGATCTGATTGGGCACCATGTACCGGGGGAGGCGCTGCGCCAGTTCCGCCGACACGGTTCGGGTGTCCACGACCAGGCCCGGTCGGGGCACGACGTAGCCCACCAGCCGTGCGCCGTCGTTCGCGGATTCGTACACGGCAGCAGCGGAATACGCGACGGCGTCGTGGCGTCGCAGCGCCGCCTCGATCTCCTCGAGCTCGACGCGCTGACCCCGGATCTTCACCTGGAGATCGCGTCGGCCGAGGTAGTCGAGCGTGCCGTCCCGGCGCCGGCGCACCACGTCGCCCGTCCGGTACATACGACTGCCGGGCGGACCCCACGGAGCGGCCGGGAATCGGGCAGCCGTGACCCCCGGTTGCCCGAGATATCCGCGGGCGAGCTGGGCGCCGGCGAGGTAGAGCTCGCCGGGCACGCCGACGGGCACCGGATGCAACCGCGAATCCAGCACCAGCGCACCGATCCCGCTCTGGGGCACCCCGATCGGGACGGCTGCGTCGACGCCGCCGACGACGGCGCGCGTCACGGCGACCGCGGTCTCGGTGGGGCCGTATTCGTTGTACAGCACCGCGTCGGGGCATCGAGCATGGAAATTGTGGGCGGTGTCCGGTGGCAGGGTCTCGCCGCCGCACGACACCTGCCGCAGTGACGTGAGATCGGCATCGGGGATCGCCAGGATCTCGGCCAGCATCAGTGGGAGGAAATAGCCTGCGGTCACCCCGTGCCTGCCGATCAGTTCG
It includes:
- a CDS encoding aconitate hydratase, with amino-acid sequence MSDTVARKVIGAHILDGRMEPGEEISIRIDQTLTQDATGTLVMQELEALHLDRIKTELSAQYVDHNLLQTDEKNAEDHEFLRTAALRYGLWFSKPGNGVSHPTHMQRFGVPGKTMVGSDSHTPAAGSLGMLAIGVGGLEVAMAIAGQPLHLRMPQIWGVELTGRLHDWSSAKDVILEMLRRHGVKGGLNRIIEYHGEGLTTLTAMDRHVIANMGAELGATTSIFPADDAVRDFLRAEGREGDFVELLADAGAEYDVHEHLDLSTIEPLIAKPSSPGNVVPVREVAGEDVSQVVIGSSANPGLRDFAIAAAMVSGRQTDPSVSFDINPSSREILSDLTGMGATLELVVAGARIHQSGCMGCIGMGQAPATGRNSLRTMPRNFPGRSGTREDSVWLCSPETAAASALTGVITDPRDWAEKVGMPYPELALPDEATVNTAMLVAPLPEEEARHVEIVKGPNISSLPEFPPLPDRIEAPVLLKVGDNISTDEISPAGARALPFRSNIPKLARFTFTQVDETYPARAEETAKTTGHFIVGGDNYGQGSSREHAAITPRYLGLHAVIATSFARIHWQNLANFGVLALEFENPDDYDTIRQDDVLVLDGVRDAIRSGPRLTLFDSTREVEIPVRHRLSPRQVDDVLAGGLIPQLARRE
- a CDS encoding M50 family metallopeptidase produces the protein MNGMQSLWERVSAVSPAPAPWIVQVTAVVAVILVLEPHAWRLTRNVVTIVHEGAHLVVALLFGRTLKGVRLHSDTSGVAISSGKPTGLGVVLMTFAGYVGPAVLGLGAAWVLGTQHAVAVLWIGVAALAAMLILVRNLYGLFSLTVVGALLFGLVWFGTQDQQVAAAYLITLFMLVAAPRPVLELQRQRARGAAPESDADQLARLTHIPGIVWVGLFLLVTLSCLALGGWWILRPVGG